A stretch of DNA from Candidatus Omnitrophota bacterium:
AATTTACATGCCTAATCATTGCTGTCCAAATTACCAAAAAGTTAACTGGGCCTGTTGCGATATCCCAGTAGGCATTTTACTTCGTTCATGGAACGGAGCGCTGAACCAGTCCCATAGGTCGCGCCTGGCGAAGAGATTCACAGGCAGTATCGAGCAAAGTGTGTAAAGTGACCAACCGAACTTTGACTTGAATTTTAGATACGAGAGCATAAGATATGCCGTTAACGCGACCCATAATTGGGACAGCAGGGCATTTTTAGACGTGCCTACAAAGCTTTTTACCTTTAATTGCTGTTTAATGGCTTTGAAGAACAGCTCAATCTGCCATCGTTCTTTGTAAATACGGCCTATTGTCTTGGCGCTCCAAGTGAAGTTATTAGTTAATATATCGATAGTCTTACCGGTATCAGGGTCTTTGGAGCGAACGCGGCGTAAGAGATTGGCGCATTTATCTTTCGTCTGATATCCTGTCATCTTTATTGTCTGGTCACTTAGTATGTACCTGAACTTTGAGACGTCTCTGCGCTCGACAACGGTATAAACAGCGTTCTTCTTCAACCTGGTCACGAATATGATGCCTTTATCGTCGAGAGATTTAAACCACGAGAAGTCGATATAGCCCATGTCGAATATAGCGACGTCATTCTTCTCCAGCGGTATGAAGGGAGTGGCCTTATTGTCATTGTCTTTACCGTTTGTTACTATCATAAACGTAGGCAGATATCCGGAGTGATCGAGTTTTATATGGATCTTAACGGCGCCTTTTATGGCCCTAAACTTAGCCCAGTCATAGAGCGACAGGCAAAGGTCTACGGTTGTGGCGTCTATGCTGTATAAAGGGTTCTTAAAACAGAATTTATGCTTAGGGGCGATATCCTGACATTTGGACAGCATATCAAAAAAGACTTTTTTAAAGAGCTCGTGCGGCCTATGCTCATTGGCATAAGCAAGCGTCGACCGATGGGTTGGGGTTATGCCTAAATGATAGAGAGCTTTTGATTGAGTGGCAAGACCAGCCTCTATGGTCCTTAAGCTATCCTGTCCGGATAACTGGCCGAACAGCATAGCGACGAAGTGATTCCATGAGGTAAAGCCCCGGGCATGGTATTCAGCCCCGGTCTCTAAAACAGCTTCATGGAATTGGTATCTCGGAAACATTTTTAGCATTTGTCCTAAAATTGTGTTATTATGGTGCATAGCCTAACCCTCCTTATATACCGACGAGAATCGGTAGTTGGTGACGGTTCTGTTCTATCACCATCATAAGGATTCGGTTGGGCTTTTTCAATCATAATTTGGACACGAGTGAT
This window harbors:
- a CDS encoding IS4 family transposase, with amino-acid sequence MHHNNTILGQMLKMFPRYQFHEAVLETGAEYHARGFTSWNHFVAMLFGQLSGQDSLRTIEAGLATQSKALYHLGITPTHRSTLAYANEHRPHELFKKVFFDMLSKCQDIAPKHKFCFKNPLYSIDATTVDLCLSLYDWAKFRAIKGAVKIHIKLDHSGYLPTFMIVTNGKDNDNKATPFIPLEKNDVAIFDMGYIDFSWFKSLDDKGIIFVTRLKKNAVYTVVERRDVSKFRYILSDQTIKMTGYQTKDKCANLLRRVRSKDPDTGKTIDILTNNFTWSAKTIGRIYKERWQIELFFKAIKQQLKVKSFVGTSKNALLSQLWVALTAYLMLSYLKFKSKFGWSLYTLCSILPVNLFARRDLWDWFSAPFHERSKMPTGISQQAQLTFW